In Gordonia phthalatica, one genomic interval encodes:
- a CDS encoding VanZ family protein: MGNEVVATTLAIVMGAVIALVLFVPFVAISYRRRGRITAGRTLVWVAALVYFCAIWTYTLIPLPDPDDLVCVGKNTDLWQAVRDVQGAAGLTDPAILQLVFNVALFVPLGFFIRVLGGRGLPTAFFAGLGTSVFIELTQLTGLWGIYDCAYRVFDVDDMLTNTAGAVVGSIVALVVPRQHRGLESSPDALEPRPVTKVRRIVAAVCDLLAATVCLFLIYLAGAAWMIVVQRHAAVDADLDRARVVGIVITFVIWAVVVAATGRTVGELVVALEYRGGRLPEWATRILRLLAGVGGYLLLNLIGDGAVAGVFTVVAAIAILVTEHGRGLPGLVTGRRVVDSREDASA; this comes from the coding sequence GTGGGAAACGAGGTAGTCGCGACGACGCTCGCGATCGTGATGGGTGCGGTCATCGCACTGGTGTTGTTCGTGCCGTTCGTGGCGATCAGCTATCGCCGACGCGGCAGGATCACCGCCGGCCGGACTCTGGTGTGGGTTGCGGCGCTGGTGTACTTCTGCGCCATCTGGACGTACACGCTGATCCCGTTGCCGGATCCCGACGACCTCGTCTGCGTCGGAAAGAACACCGACCTGTGGCAGGCGGTGCGCGACGTCCAGGGCGCGGCGGGCCTCACCGATCCCGCGATTCTGCAGTTGGTGTTCAATGTCGCGCTGTTCGTCCCGCTCGGCTTCTTCATCCGCGTCCTCGGCGGTCGCGGGTTGCCGACCGCGTTCTTCGCAGGCCTGGGCACATCGGTGTTCATCGAGCTGACCCAGCTCACCGGGCTGTGGGGCATCTACGACTGCGCGTACCGGGTCTTCGACGTCGACGACATGCTGACCAACACGGCGGGCGCCGTCGTCGGTTCGATCGTGGCGTTGGTCGTGCCCCGGCAGCACCGCGGCCTCGAGTCGTCGCCGGATGCCCTCGAACCTCGACCTGTCACGAAGGTGCGTCGGATCGTCGCCGCCGTGTGCGACCTCCTCGCCGCAACGGTGTGCCTGTTCCTGATCTATCTCGCGGGCGCCGCGTGGATGATCGTCGTGCAACGCCATGCAGCGGTCGACGCCGATCTGGACCGGGCCCGCGTCGTCGGCATCGTGATCACCTTCGTGATCTGGGCCGTCGTCGTCGCCGCTACCGGTCGCACCGTGGGCGAGCTCGTCGTGGCCCTCGAGTACCGCGGCGGCCGTCTCCCGGAATGGGCGACCCGTATTCTGCGTCTGCTCGCCGGCGTCGGCGGCTACCTCCTGCTCAACCTGATCGGCGACGGCGCCGTGGCGGGAGTCTTCACCGTGGTCGCCGCGATCGCGATCCTGGTCACCGAGCACGGGCGCGGTCTGCCCGGCCTGGTGACCGGTCGCCGCGTGGTCGACTCGCGCGAGGACGCGTCCGCTTAG
- a CDS encoding DUF1361 domain-containing protein, whose amino-acid sequence MSDTSVGSPRTLRQLVLIAALAATTLLTVVMGMTDPAAPLSYPSRFLIWNLFLAWIPLVFAWGFAAVRRRVWLIPVGLGWLAFLPNAPYLVTDLVHLGDGYELWRHILQYGFAAWIGIMLGVISMRLVHRRIEEEWGTVAGWATMVVSVGLCAIGVVIGRFQRWNSWDLVTRPEAVVARTVDWVGSPFSHVQSTGVAVAVATFLALAYTTMWAYEAIGDRVG is encoded by the coding sequence ATGAGTGATACGTCGGTCGGGTCGCCGAGAACTCTCCGTCAACTAGTTCTGATCGCCGCGCTGGCGGCGACGACACTGCTCACTGTTGTGATGGGCATGACGGATCCGGCTGCGCCGCTGTCGTACCCGAGCAGGTTTCTGATCTGGAACCTCTTCCTTGCGTGGATTCCGCTGGTCTTCGCGTGGGGATTCGCCGCCGTACGCCGTCGCGTCTGGCTGATTCCCGTGGGGCTGGGCTGGCTGGCGTTCCTGCCGAACGCTCCGTACCTGGTGACCGACCTGGTGCACCTCGGCGACGGCTACGAACTGTGGCGGCACATCCTGCAGTACGGGTTCGCGGCGTGGATCGGGATCATGCTCGGCGTGATCTCCATGCGGCTGGTGCATCGTCGCATCGAGGAGGAGTGGGGCACGGTCGCGGGTTGGGCGACGATGGTCGTGTCGGTGGGGCTGTGCGCGATCGGCGTCGTCATCGGGCGGTTCCAACGCTGGAACTCCTGGGACCTGGTGACACGTCCCGAGGCCGTCGTCGCACGGACCGTTGACTGGGTCGGCTCACCGTTCTCACACGTGCAGTCAACCGGGGTCGCGGTCGCCGTCGCGACCTTCCTCGCCCTGGCGTACACGACGATGTGGGCCTACGAGGCGATCGGGGATCGCGTCGGGTGA
- the rpsA gene encoding 30S ribosomal protein S1, producing MSSPTISSPQVAVNDIGSAEDFLAAIDATIKYFNDGDIVEGTIVKVDRDEVLLDIGYKTEGVIPSRELSIKHDVDPNEVVSVGDEVEALVLTKEDKEGRLILSKKRAQYERAWGTIEELKEKDEAVKGTVIEVVKGGLILDIGLRGFLPASLVEMRRVRDLQPYIGKEVEAKIIELDKNRNNVVLSRRAWLEQTQSEVRSEFLNQLQKGQVRKGVVSSIVNFGAFVDLGGVDGLVHVSELSWKHIDHPSEVVTVGDEVTVEVLDVDMDRERVSLSLKATQEDPWRQFARTHAIGQIVPGKVTKLVPFGAFVRVEEGIEGLVHISELAERHVEVPDQVVSVGDDAMVKVIDIDLDRRRISLSLKQANEDYTEEFDPSKYGMADSYDEQGNYIFPEGFDAETNEWLEGYDKQREEWEARYAEAERRHKLHTAQIEKFAAAAAEAENAPSDYSSSSSSSQSTSSTSGPAQSGGSLASDEQLAALREKLSGNA from the coding sequence ATGTCGTCCCCCACGATCTCCTCGCCGCAAGTAGCCGTTAACGACATCGGCTCGGCAGAGGACTTTCTCGCAGCCATCGACGCCACGATCAAGTACTTCAACGATGGCGACATCGTCGAAGGCACCATCGTCAAGGTCGATCGCGACGAGGTCCTGCTCGACATCGGCTACAAGACCGAGGGCGTCATCCCCTCGCGTGAGCTGTCGATCAAGCACGACGTCGACCCCAACGAAGTCGTCTCCGTCGGCGACGAGGTCGAAGCGCTTGTCCTCACCAAGGAGGACAAGGAAGGCCGCCTGATCCTGTCGAAGAAGCGGGCTCAGTACGAGCGCGCCTGGGGCACGATCGAGGAGCTCAAGGAGAAGGACGAGGCCGTCAAGGGCACCGTCATCGAGGTCGTCAAGGGCGGCCTGATCCTCGACATCGGCCTCCGTGGCTTCCTCCCCGCCTCGCTGGTGGAGATGCGCCGCGTCCGCGACCTGCAGCCGTACATCGGCAAGGAGGTCGAGGCCAAGATCATCGAGCTCGACAAGAACCGCAACAACGTCGTTCTGTCGCGCCGCGCATGGCTCGAGCAGACCCAGTCCGAGGTTCGCAGCGAGTTCCTCAACCAGCTGCAGAAGGGCCAGGTCCGCAAGGGCGTCGTGTCCTCGATCGTCAACTTCGGCGCCTTCGTCGATCTCGGCGGCGTCGACGGCCTGGTGCACGTCTCCGAGCTGTCCTGGAAGCACATCGATCACCCGTCCGAGGTCGTCACCGTGGGCGACGAGGTCACCGTCGAGGTCCTCGACGTCGACATGGACCGCGAGCGCGTGTCGCTGTCGCTCAAGGCCACCCAGGAAGACCCGTGGCGTCAGTTCGCCCGCACCCACGCGATCGGTCAGATCGTCCCGGGCAAGGTCACCAAGCTGGTGCCGTTCGGTGCGTTCGTCCGCGTCGAAGAGGGCATCGAGGGTCTGGTCCACATCTCCGAGCTGGCCGAGCGCCACGTCGAGGTCCCGGACCAGGTCGTCTCCGTCGGCGACGACGCGATGGTCAAGGTCATCGACATCGACCTGGATCGTCGTCGCATCTCGCTGTCGCTGAAGCAGGCCAACGAGGACTACACCGAGGAGTTCGACCCCTCGAAGTACGGCATGGCCGACAGCTACGACGAGCAGGGGAACTACATCTTCCCCGAGGGCTTCGACGCCGAGACCAACGAGTGGCTCGAGGGCTACGACAAGCAGCGTGAGGAGTGGGAGGCCCGCTACGCCGAGGCCGAGCGCCGCCACAAGCTGCACACCGCTCAGATCGAGAAGTTCGCTGCTGCTGCCGCCGAGGCGGAGAACGCACCCAGCGACTACTCCTCGTCGAGCTCGTCCTCGCAGTCGACGTCGTCGACCAGCGGCCCGGCCCAGTCGGGTGGCTCGCTGGCCAGCGACGAGCAGCTCGCTGCTCTGCGCGAGAAGCTGTCGGGCAACGCCTGA